One genomic region from Pseudodesulfovibrio sp. S3 encodes:
- a CDS encoding NAD-dependent epimerase/dehydratase family protein: MIQGQHICITGGAGFIGSRLAGRLLEHNTVTVFDNLSRNSLKSCSFASHPNLRIVQGDILDVKKLTEAIRPADYVIHCAGIAGIFTVVRNTVKTLEVNMVGSLNALRAAAEGGRCKRIVCFSTSEVMGSLAFVSRETDRTVIGAAGQARWTYAVSKLAEEHLASAFHREQGLPATVVRPFNIYGPGQVGEGAMKIFINQALKNEPITIFGDGTQIRAWCYVDDMMEGTLMCLENEAAVGEAFNIGNIRSVQTIYGLANTITRVLGSKSEVIYGEAKGPDIELRIPCVDKAKELLGFEAKVDLEEGIRKTAEYYLANPGC, encoded by the coding sequence ATGATCCAAGGTCAACATATTTGTATCACGGGCGGCGCGGGCTTCATCGGCTCCCGGCTTGCCGGAAGGCTTTTGGAACACAATACAGTTACTGTTTTCGATAACCTTTCCCGTAATTCATTGAAATCCTGTTCTTTTGCCAGCCATCCCAACCTGCGGATCGTGCAGGGGGATATTCTTGACGTCAAAAAATTGACCGAAGCAATTCGTCCGGCCGATTACGTGATCCATTGCGCTGGGATAGCGGGTATCTTCACGGTAGTCCGCAATACGGTCAAGACCCTTGAGGTCAATATGGTCGGTTCTCTCAATGCATTGCGTGCGGCAGCGGAAGGCGGCAGGTGCAAGCGGATCGTTTGTTTTTCCACCAGCGAGGTGATGGGGTCTCTGGCGTTCGTTTCCCGCGAGACGGATCGGACCGTGATCGGAGCCGCAGGTCAGGCTCGTTGGACCTACGCGGTGAGCAAGCTGGCGGAGGAGCATCTTGCCTCGGCCTTCCACCGTGAACAGGGACTCCCTGCCACGGTCGTCCGTCCGTTCAACATCTACGGTCCGGGCCAGGTGGGTGAAGGGGCCATGAAGATCTTCATCAATCAGGCCCTCAAAAACGAGCCGATTACCATTTTTGGTGACGGTACGCAGATCAGGGCATGGTGTTATGTGGACGACATGATGGAGGGAACCCTGATGTGCCTGGAAAACGAGGCGGCTGTGGGTGAGGCGTTCAACATCGGGAACATCCGCAGCGTGCAGACCATTTACGGTCTGGCCAATACGATCACCCGGGTGCTCGGTTCCAAGTCCGAGGTCATTTATGGAGAGGCTAAAGGGCCAGATATCGAGTTGCGCATACCCTGCGTGGA